The following nucleotide sequence is from Devosia salina.
GCGTTTCGCGCTACAAGCCGGTCTTCGACATCGCGCGCGCGGCCGGCATCCCGGTGACCTCCAATCTCAATCTTTGGGGCGCCGCCTACCGGCACGGGCGCACCGTGATCGCCATCACCGGCACCAAGGGCAAATCGACAACGGCCACCCTGGTCCACCTGATGCTGACGCGATCCGGGATCGATGCGGGCCTTGCGGGCAATGTGGGGCTGGCGCCCCTCGAAATCGCCGACAAGCATGCCGTGGTCGTGTTCGAGCTATCGAGCTACCAGACGGCGGACATGAATTTCCTGCCCGATGTGGCAGCGCTGACCAATCTTTATCCCGAACATGTCGACTGGCACGGCAGCGTCGAGCGCTACTACGCCGACAAGCTGCACCTGATCGACCGTGACGGCGGCTTTGCCGTTGCCCTGGGCGCTGCGGCCCGCGGCAATGCCCTGGTCGCCAAGGCAGTGCGCGACCACCGCCGCCTGCTGCCCGACCTGACACCGGAACAGAGCCTGGCCATCGAGAACGCCGTGTCCCGGTCGCGATTGCGCGGGGCGCACAATCTCGACAATGCGCTGCTGGCCGCCCAGATCGCCCTCGGCATCGGGGGAACACTCGATGGCATCATTGCCGGCATTGCCGCGTTTCGCCCCCTGCCGCACCGCCTCG
It contains:
- the murD gene encoding UDP-N-acetylmuramoyl-L-alanine--D-glutamate ligase — protein: MRFEEPVLLYGAGREALSTRAFLKTRQPDLKVFVTVDNGNADVPETEQIAIADLPAAIREHRFGLIVKSPGVSRYKPVFDIARAAGIPVTSNLNLWGAAYRHGRTVIAITGTKGKSTTATLVHLMLTRSGIDAGLAGNVGLAPLEIADKHAVVVFELSSYQTADMNFLPDVAALTNLYPEHVDWHGSVERYYADKLHLIDRDGGFAVALGAAARGNALVAKAVRDHRRLLPDLTPEQSLAIENAVSRSRLRGAHNLDNALLAAQIALGIGGTLDGIIAGIAAFRPLPHRLEEHRFGALTIVNDSISTTPEATKAALAAYPGRRIALIAGGHERQQDYAELATLLSQRGVTTLATLPVTGERLASAASATAPDVLVLPAPDLEAAIASLVEHQARFDTIILSPGAPSYNQFRNFEERGARFVDLCRMSFEVSGTAPGQ